AAAATAGCTTCACGTTGTTTTAAAGCCTGTAATTCGGAACTCATAGACTGCCCCGACTGGTAATAAGGAATAAGCGACTCCATAAAGCTTTTATATAGTGGCCTTGGGGCAATATCTATTATTGCCCTGTTATCGTACTGTTTTTCGGCCTTGTACCCATATTCGATACTTAAATTGCGCAGCATTTGCTGATCAAGGTATATAGATACCGATTGAAAAGCACCGTCTGCCGGTGGTTGCTTATTAAATTTCATTAAGTGATTTCTCCGGCTTAATCTAAAATCTCCTTCCTTAGAGTAATAAGTATGCTCACCATCGTTAACGGTGAGTGTACCGGATATTTGGTAGCTAAAGACGTGTTCGGGTATAAATTGCTCGCCACCACGGCTACTGGTATAGTAACAGGAGTAGGCAATCTGCGATTCCGGTTTAGGTGTTTCCCCTTTTTGCATTTGTTGATTGAATTAACAGGTTGATCAAGTGGATATAACTATCTACTGGATCAACCTGTTGAACTTATAATTACTTTTTCAAAGTTAAGTATCTTTTGCCATGCTCGGTTTCCAGAAAGTTAACCGCGTCGTCATGGTCTGTTGATATGCTTACGCTTTCCCATTTTTCAAGTTCGGCCATTTTAACTAATTCAGAGTGTTTTACTATAGCCACTGCTTCGCTGCCTAAAAGTAAATGTAGAGGTGGCTGCGGTACATCAATCATATCTATCATCACTTTAGCTGATTTGTTTGGGTCGCCCATAGGCACAAAGGCTTTTGTTTTAAACATTTGTACACGTGTATCTACGGTATGTTCATAACCATCTACATGTGGTGCATAGGTCATCGAGTCGCCTGCCCAGTCGGTACGGAAGCCTCCGGGTTCAACACAAATTACCTTTATGCCTAAGGGTGCTACCTCAATGGCCAATCCTTCGCTAAAGCCGCTTAAGCCAAACTTTGCCGCCTGGTATA
This portion of the Inquilinus sp. KBS0705 genome encodes:
- a CDS encoding helix-turn-helix transcriptional regulator gives rise to the protein MQKGETPKPESQIAYSCYYTSSRGGEQFIPEHVFSYQISGTLTVNDGEHTYYSKEGDFRLSRRNHLMKFNKQPPADGAFQSVSIYLDQQMLRNLSIEYGYKAEKQYDNRAIIDIAPRPLYKSFMESLIPYYQSGQSMSSELQALKQREAILLLIQSNPELKHILFDFSEPGKIDLEGFMERNFHFNVQLKRFAYLTGRSLATFKRDFEKLFNTTPSRWLLHRRLQEAYYLIKEKGKAPSDVYLDLGFEDLSHFSFVFKKAYGVPPSRL
- a CDS encoding SDR family NAD(P)-dependent oxidoreductase, producing MTKIWFITGSSRGLGRNLTEAVLAKGDKVAATARNIESLNDLADQYPNNLFQIKLDVTNKDEVYQAVESTIKHFGRIDVLVNNAGFGITGAAEAFTDEQVRSQLETNLYAPIEITRAVLPHMRKQRSGHILQVSSMGGRVGSGGVSIYQAAKFGLSGFSEGLAIEVAPLGIKVICVEPGGFRTDWAGDSMTYAPHVDGYEHTVDTRVQMFKTKAFVPMGDPNKSAKVMIDMIDVPQPPLHLLLGSEAVAIVKHSELVKMAELEKWESVSISTDHDDAVNFLETEHGKRYLTLKK